The Betaproteobacteria bacterium genome has a segment encoding these proteins:
- a CDS encoding type III pantothenate kinase, with amino-acid sequence MILTLDAGNTRIKWGLRRDGAWESVGALPVAEVGTLAEALGCSHRPERILVANVAGAAVQAAIERASAQFGCLPEFIQACAQQCGVRSSYDDPTQLGADRWAALIAVRRLFGGPCLAVNAGTALTIDALSDEGVFLGGIIAPGIELMRRALDAYTAGLRMQPGEVRFFPANTGDAIMSGAAHAAAGAIERMTSFMQASGQSPVRVVLGGGAAPVLRPLLATLDTVEVDHLVLEGLAAIAEEGG; translated from the coding sequence ATGATCCTGACGCTGGATGCCGGCAACACGCGAATCAAGTGGGGACTGCGTCGCGACGGCGCCTGGGAGAGCGTGGGCGCGCTGCCCGTTGCCGAAGTCGGAACCCTGGCCGAGGCACTCGGTTGCTCGCATCGGCCCGAGCGCATCCTCGTCGCCAACGTTGCCGGTGCCGCGGTGCAGGCGGCCATCGAGCGTGCGTCGGCGCAGTTCGGCTGCCTGCCCGAATTCATCCAGGCGTGCGCGCAACAATGCGGCGTGCGCTCGAGCTACGACGATCCCACACAGCTCGGTGCCGACCGCTGGGCTGCGCTCATTGCCGTGCGCCGCCTCTTCGGCGGCCCCTGCCTGGCGGTCAATGCCGGTACGGCGCTTACGATCGATGCGTTGAGCGACGAAGGCGTCTTTCTCGGCGGTATCATCGCGCCGGGAATCGAATTGATGCGCCGCGCGCTGGACGCGTATACCGCAGGACTTCGCATGCAACCCGGAGAAGTGCGGTTCTTTCCGGCCAATACGGGCGATGCCATCATGAGCGGCGCGGCGCATGCGGCTGCGGGTGCGATCGAGCGCATGACGAGCTTCATGCAGGCTAGCGGGCAGAGCCCGGTGCGCGTCGTTCTGGGCGGAGGTGCGGCGCCCGTGCTGCGCCCGCTGCTCGCCACGCTCGACACCGTGGAGGTGGATCATCTCGTGCTGGAGGGTCTTGCCGCGATCGCTGAGGAGGGTGGCTAG
- a CDS encoding biotin--[acetyl-CoA-carboxylase] ligase, which translates to MHTLIVAALKRLSPRGYQPATALAASLAASPEAVAEALRQAMAAGAPIQYDAHRGYRLTEALDWLDAARIAPAIGRTGMAVTVVDCCGSTNADLMRAARSDAPHGQVLVAELQTEGRGRQGRHWHSGICTALTFSLLWRFHVRPVSALSGLSLAAGVAIARALRRHEVAAELKWPNDLLWRERKLGGILVEAHGDAAGPCVAVIGIGVNVRLCSEERARIDQAVCDVCEAGGPVWSRNDWLAAMLLELSDVLGSFAREGFATSRAEWDRYHAHAGRRVELALPNGERLLGIASGVDASGRLLLATVHGTHAVMTGDVSLRASA; encoded by the coding sequence GTGCACACGCTGATCGTCGCCGCGCTCAAGCGGCTCAGTCCTCGCGGCTACCAGCCGGCCACTGCGCTTGCAGCTTCGCTCGCAGCTTCGCCCGAAGCGGTCGCGGAAGCCTTGCGGCAGGCGATGGCGGCCGGCGCGCCGATACAATACGACGCGCACCGCGGTTATCGGCTCACAGAGGCGCTCGATTGGCTGGATGCCGCACGCATCGCGCCTGCGATTGGGCGTACGGGCATGGCGGTGACCGTCGTCGATTGTTGCGGTTCGACCAACGCCGATCTGATGCGAGCAGCGCGCAGCGATGCGCCGCATGGCCAGGTGCTCGTCGCCGAACTACAGACCGAAGGCCGTGGCCGGCAGGGCCGGCACTGGCATTCCGGAATTTGCACCGCGCTCACCTTCTCGCTGCTTTGGCGCTTCCACGTCCGACCCGTATCGGCCCTGAGTGGATTGAGCCTCGCCGCAGGCGTCGCGATCGCGCGGGCGCTACGGCGGCACGAAGTGGCGGCCGAGCTCAAATGGCCGAACGATCTGCTGTGGCGGGAACGCAAGCTGGGTGGCATCCTGGTCGAAGCGCATGGCGATGCCGCGGGACCGTGCGTGGCCGTGATCGGCATCGGCGTGAATGTGCGCTTGTGCAGCGAGGAGCGTGCGCGGATCGACCAAGCGGTGTGCGACGTATGCGAAGCCGGCGGTCCCGTATGGTCGCGCAACGATTGGCTCGCCGCGATGCTGCTGGAGTTGTCCGACGTGCTCGGCAGTTTTGCCCGGGAAGGCTTCGCGACCTCGCGTGCCGAGTGGGACCGTTATCATGCGCATGCGGGCCGGCGCGTCGAGCTGGCGCTCCCGAACGGTGAACGCTTGCTCGGGATCGCCTCCGGCGTGGATGCGAGCGGCCGCTTGCTGCTCGCCACCGTCCACGGCACGCACGCGGTAATGACGGGCGACGTATCGTTGCGAGCGAGCGCATGA
- a CDS encoding DUF456 family protein, translating into MGSPDLWLWLAACVLIGVGIGGTVLPALPGAPLVFGGLLLAAWIDDFREVGYVTLAVLGALTLVTVIADIAATMLGAKRVGATRAGIVGSALGTILGMFFGFAGLLVGPFAGALIGELSARRGLFSAGRVAVATWVALVFAVVVKLAVVFMMIGIFVLAYLL; encoded by the coding sequence ATGGGCTCACCCGATCTGTGGTTGTGGCTGGCAGCATGCGTGTTGATCGGCGTCGGAATCGGCGGCACCGTGTTGCCGGCGCTGCCCGGTGCGCCGCTGGTTTTCGGCGGCCTGCTGCTCGCCGCCTGGATCGACGATTTTCGCGAAGTCGGCTATGTGACCCTCGCCGTCCTCGGCGCATTGACGTTGGTCACCGTGATCGCCGACATTGCGGCCACCATGCTCGGCGCCAAGCGGGTCGGCGCTACGCGCGCCGGCATCGTCGGCTCCGCGCTCGGGACGATACTGGGCATGTTCTTCGGCTTCGCCGGGCTCCTCGTCGGTCCCTTCGCCGGTGCGTTGATCGGGGAACTGAGCGCGCGGCGCGGACTTTTCTCCGCAGGGCGCGTCGCAGTTGCCACCTGGGTCGCCCTGGTATTCGCGGTCGTGGTCAAACTCGCGGTCGTCTTCATGATGATCGGCATCTTCGTGCTCGCCTACCTCCTGTAG
- a CDS encoding glutamine--tRNA ligase/YqeY domain fusion protein: protein MPQLRPRPRLRRHVPSALRWPVRTRFPPEPNGYLHLGHSKAICLNFGLARDYGGTCHLRFDDTNPAKEEQEYVDSIIDAVHWLGFDWGEHLYFASDYFQTLYELAEAFITHGLAYVDSQSAEEMRANRGTLTEPGRASPYHDRTPDENLALFRRMAAGEFPDGAHVLRLKIDMAAPNIVLRDPAIFRIRHAQHHRTGNRWCVYPLYDYAHCISDALENITHSICTLEFENNRALYDWIVQKLAELGLLARPLPHQYEFARLNLTYVVLSKRRLIQLVDEGFVDGWDDPRMPTLVGARRRGFTPEGFRLFAERIGVSKADSWIDYAVLEECMREHMNETAPRRIAVLDPVKLVIENYPEGAEEACAAPNHPQRPDWGKRELPFTRELWIEREDFSESPPKGYFRLYPGNRVRLRYGFVVECTGCDKDSAGTVTAVRCTYFPDSKSGTPGSDAYKVKGNLHWVSARHAYEASVRLYDRLFKVPHPGTERDFIADLNPDSKQVVAAQLEPALREAEPEARFQFERHGYFVTDRVESRPGAPVFNRAVSLKDSWKG from the coding sequence CTGCCTCAACTTCGGCCTCGCCCGCGACTACGGCGGCACGTGCCATCTGCGCTTCGCTGGCCGGTGCGCACGCGCTTTCCGCCGGAACCGAACGGCTACCTGCACCTGGGGCACTCGAAAGCGATCTGCCTCAACTTCGGCCTCGCCCGCGACTACGGCGGCACGTGCCATCTGCGCTTCGACGACACCAACCCGGCCAAGGAAGAGCAGGAGTACGTCGACTCGATCATCGACGCGGTGCACTGGCTCGGGTTCGACTGGGGCGAGCACCTTTACTTCGCCTCGGATTATTTCCAGACGCTGTACGAGCTCGCCGAAGCGTTCATCACCCACGGCCTCGCTTATGTCGACAGCCAGAGCGCGGAGGAGATGCGCGCCAACCGCGGCACGCTGACCGAGCCGGGGCGCGCGAGCCCCTACCACGATCGCACGCCGGACGAGAACCTGGCGCTGTTCCGGCGCATGGCGGCGGGCGAATTCCCCGACGGTGCGCACGTTTTACGGCTCAAGATCGACATGGCCGCGCCCAACATCGTGCTGCGCGATCCGGCCATCTTCCGCATCCGCCATGCGCAGCACCACCGCACCGGCAACCGCTGGTGCGTCTATCCGCTGTACGACTATGCGCACTGCATCTCGGATGCGCTCGAGAACATCACGCACTCGATCTGCACGCTCGAATTCGAGAACAACCGCGCGCTGTACGACTGGATCGTGCAGAAGCTGGCGGAGCTCGGCTTGCTCGCGCGGCCGTTGCCGCACCAGTACGAGTTCGCGCGGCTCAACCTCACCTACGTCGTGCTGTCGAAGCGGCGCCTGATCCAGCTGGTCGACGAGGGCTTCGTCGACGGCTGGGACGACCCGCGCATGCCGACGCTGGTCGGCGCGCGCCGGCGCGGCTTCACCCCGGAGGGCTTTCGCCTGTTCGCCGAGCGCATCGGCGTCTCCAAGGCCGATTCGTGGATCGACTACGCCGTCCTCGAGGAGTGCATGCGCGAACACATGAACGAAACGGCGCCGCGTCGCATCGCGGTGCTCGATCCGGTGAAGCTCGTGATCGAAAACTATCCTGAAGGCGCCGAGGAGGCGTGCGCAGCGCCGAACCACCCGCAACGGCCGGACTGGGGCAAGCGCGAGCTGCCGTTCACGCGCGAGCTGTGGATCGAGCGCGAGGACTTCAGCGAAAGCCCGCCGAAGGGTTACTTCCGTCTCTATCCCGGAAATCGTGTCCGCTTGCGTTACGGCTTCGTGGTCGAATGCACTGGCTGCGACAAGGACAGCGCGGGAACCGTAACGGCGGTGCGCTGCACGTACTTCCCGGACTCGAAATCGGGCACACCGGGCTCGGATGCCTACAAGGTGAAGGGCAACCTTCATTGGGTCAGCGCGCGTCACGCCTACGAGGCGTCGGTGCGGCTGTACGACCGGTTGTTCAAGGTACCGCATCCGGGCACCGAGCGCGATTTCATCGCGGACCTCAATCCCGATTCGAAGCAAGTCGTCGCGGCCCAGCTCGAGCCGGCGCTGCGCGAAGCCGAACCGGAAGCGCGCTTTCAGTTCGAGCGCCACGGCTATTTCGTCACCGACCGGGTCGAATCGCGCCCCGGTGCCCCGGTATTCAACCGCGCGGTCAGCTTGAAGGATTCGTGGAAGGGATAG
- the dinB gene encoding DNA polymerase IV: MDAFFAAVELLRRPDLRGKPVIIGGRGDPSRRGVVATATYEARKFGVHSGMPFRTAQRLCPDAVYLPTDFAEYARWSQVFKAAMQDVSPLFEDRGIDEAYLDISANGEPSDALGRQLKARILADTAMTCSIGIAPNKLLAKIASDLDKPDGLTILSPEDIEPRIWPLPARKIPGIGAKAEQKLDALGIQSIGELAAAPLVRLARHFGNAMAAFMHAAAHGQHDTPVVTVREPKSRSRETTFQEDVADPRVIEQTLAALSAQVAEDLRRRGYAGRTVGIKLRFADFRTLTRDRTLAEPTDDARVITEAARECLRRVKLDRRVRLLGVRVTELAPVTGAAARSDLYDGVAAQ; the protein is encoded by the coding sequence ATGGACGCCTTCTTCGCGGCGGTGGAGCTGCTGCGCCGGCCCGATCTGCGCGGGAAACCCGTCATCATCGGCGGCCGGGGCGATCCCAGCCGGCGCGGGGTCGTGGCTACTGCGACCTACGAGGCGCGCAAGTTCGGCGTGCACTCCGGCATGCCGTTTCGCACCGCGCAGCGGCTTTGTCCCGATGCGGTCTATCTGCCGACCGACTTCGCCGAGTATGCACGCTGGTCGCAGGTATTCAAGGCGGCGATGCAGGACGTCTCGCCGCTGTTCGAGGACCGGGGGATCGACGAGGCCTATCTCGACATCAGCGCGAATGGTGAGCCGAGCGACGCGCTCGGGCGGCAGCTCAAGGCGCGGATTCTTGCCGACACCGCCATGACCTGCTCGATCGGCATCGCCCCCAACAAGCTGCTGGCGAAGATCGCGTCCGACCTGGACAAGCCCGACGGTCTCACCATCCTGAGCCCCGAGGACATCGAGCCACGCATCTGGCCGCTGCCTGCGCGCAAGATTCCCGGTATCGGTGCCAAGGCGGAGCAGAAGCTCGACGCGCTCGGCATTCAATCCATCGGCGAGCTTGCCGCTGCGCCGCTGGTGCGGCTCGCACGCCACTTCGGCAATGCGATGGCCGCGTTCATGCACGCAGCAGCGCACGGGCAGCACGACACGCCGGTCGTCACCGTGCGCGAGCCCAAGTCGCGCAGCCGGGAAACGACCTTCCAGGAAGACGTGGCCGATCCGCGCGTGATCGAGCAGACCCTGGCGGCGTTGAGCGCGCAGGTGGCCGAGGACCTTCGCCGGCGCGGCTATGCTGGCCGCACGGTCGGCATCAAGCTGCGCTTCGCGGACTTCCGCACGCTCACGCGCGATCGCACCCTGGCCGAGCCGACCGACGATGCCCGCGTCATCACGGAAGCCGCGCGCGAGTGCTTGCGGCGGGTGAAGCTCGATCGGCGGGTGCGGCTGCTCGGTGTCCGGGTCACCGAGCTTGCGCCAGTGACCGGAGCCGCGGCGCGCTCGGATCTGTACGACGGCGTCGCAGCGCAGTAA
- a CDS encoding alcohol dehydrogenase catalytic domain-containing protein gives MTIRCKAAVLRTIGAPRPYARSRPLSIEEIELAPPKPVELLVRIAGAGLCHSDLSVINGDRPRPVPMVLGHEGSGEVVEVGSAVDDVRPGDHVVFQFSASCGRCPRCVEGRPQVCERAAAAKAAGGLMAGGSRISAVNGERIAHHSGLSCMAEYAVVDRGSVVVIDKAMPLADAALFGCAVMTGVGAVINTARIRPGDTVAVLGLGGVGLSGVLGARLAGAETIVAIDPAAWKLEVAASVGATHMVCATDPDCVQQVRDLTRGGVDYAFELVGNIDAMQTAYAIVKYGGTVVVAGLPPVGATFRVDQCDLVGQEKAIRGSYMGSCVPVRDIPRFIRLYQEGRLPVDRLIDGHIGFDQLNAGFDTLQDVKAIRQILTPHVAAA, from the coding sequence ATGACGATTCGCTGCAAAGCCGCGGTCCTTCGAACCATCGGCGCGCCACGGCCCTATGCGCGCTCGCGCCCTCTGTCGATCGAGGAGATCGAGCTCGCTCCCCCGAAGCCGGTCGAGCTGCTGGTCAGGATCGCCGGCGCAGGCTTGTGCCATTCGGATCTGTCCGTGATCAACGGCGATCGTCCGCGTCCCGTGCCGATGGTGCTGGGCCACGAAGGCTCGGGCGAAGTCGTCGAGGTGGGCTCGGCCGTCGACGACGTGCGCCCCGGAGACCACGTGGTATTCCAGTTCTCGGCTTCGTGCGGGCGCTGCCCGCGCTGCGTCGAAGGCCGCCCGCAGGTGTGCGAACGTGCCGCCGCCGCAAAAGCGGCCGGTGGGCTGATGGCGGGCGGAAGCCGCATCAGCGCCGTGAACGGCGAGCGCATCGCCCATCATTCCGGGCTTTCCTGCATGGCCGAATACGCGGTGGTGGATCGCGGCAGCGTGGTGGTGATCGACAAAGCGATGCCGCTCGCGGACGCGGCGTTGTTCGGCTGCGCGGTGATGACCGGCGTCGGGGCGGTGATCAATACCGCGCGCATCCGTCCAGGCGATACGGTCGCCGTCCTCGGCTTGGGCGGCGTGGGTCTGAGCGGCGTCCTCGGCGCCCGGCTCGCAGGTGCGGAAACGATCGTCGCGATCGATCCCGCCGCATGGAAGCTCGAGGTTGCAGCGAGCGTCGGCGCCACGCACATGGTATGCGCGACCGATCCGGATTGCGTGCAGCAGGTACGCGACCTCACGCGCGGCGGCGTGGACTATGCGTTCGAGCTGGTGGGCAACATCGATGCGATGCAGACGGCGTACGCGATCGTCAAGTACGGCGGCACGGTCGTGGTGGCCGGATTACCGCCCGTGGGCGCCACTTTCCGTGTCGATCAATGCGACCTGGTCGGGCAGGAGAAGGCGATCCGCGGCAGCTACATGGGTTCGTGCGTGCCGGTGCGCGATATTCCGCGCTTCATCCGCCTCTACCAGGAAGGCCGCCTGCCGGTTGACCGGCTGATCGACGGCCACATCGGCTTCGACCAGCTCAATGCCGGGTTCGACACGCTGCAGGACGTAAAGGCCATCCGGCAGATCCTCACGCCGCATGTGGCTGCGGCGTGA
- a CDS encoding DUF1080 domain-containing protein, producing the protein MKRLVAALLCVAFTLAGCATPGPDSGWTTLIDGEKGLDNLNRIGGANWRAQGGAIVADKSKNTSHLVSKQSYGDFELYVEFFAEPTTNSGVFIRASDPKKVGADSAYEVNIFDQRPGQEYSTGAIVNFAQIPVPAKYKAGGKWNTMEIHAKGSQVTVRLNGEVTVHMVNDKFKSGPFTLQFGNRGKEPGGAIKWRKVAIRPL; encoded by the coding sequence ATGAAGCGTCTCGTTGCTGCACTGCTGTGCGTCGCGTTCACCCTCGCCGGCTGCGCCACGCCCGGGCCGGACTCGGGCTGGACCACGCTGATCGACGGCGAGAAGGGGCTGGACAACCTCAATCGAATCGGCGGTGCGAACTGGCGCGCGCAAGGCGGGGCGATAGTCGCCGACAAATCAAAGAATACGAGCCACCTGGTCTCGAAGCAGTCGTACGGCGATTTCGAGTTGTACGTCGAATTCTTTGCCGAACCCACCACCAATAGCGGTGTCTTCATCCGCGCCAGCGACCCGAAAAAGGTCGGGGCTGACAGTGCATACGAAGTGAACATCTTCGATCAGCGCCCGGGCCAGGAGTATTCGACCGGTGCGATCGTCAACTTCGCGCAAATCCCGGTGCCGGCGAAGTACAAGGCGGGCGGCAAGTGGAACACGATGGAGATCCACGCCAAAGGTTCGCAAGTCACGGTGCGGTTGAACGGTGAGGTGACCGTACACATGGTGAACGACAAGTTCAAGTCCGGGCCCTTCACGCTGCAGTTCGGCAACCGGGGCAAGGAACCTGGCGGCGCCATCAAGTGGCGCAAGGTCGCGATCCGGCCGCTGTAG
- a CDS encoding tripartite tricarboxylate transporter substrate binding protein, whose amino-acid sequence MLCALGAASALAQTYPVRPMRIIVPYPPGASTDYTARLIGQRLTDAFGQSVVVDNRGGGGGIIAASLASQAAPDGYTLYFGTPASLCISPALQRKVPYDTYRDFAPVSRLVLNPQILVAVAGFQASSVAELVQLARSRPGELSYASAGIGSPQHLGMELLKSRAGVDLVHVPYKGGGPAMNDLLGGRVQVYLGSIPGILPLIKAGKLKVLGIAASERSKLLPDVPTIAEAVPGYEYIGTWYGIFTQSQVPRAIVQRLNDAINAALRSQEVSKPLLSQGSNPQPLSVEEFTQFVRSDCPS is encoded by the coding sequence TTGCTGTGTGCGCTCGGTGCGGCGAGCGCACTGGCGCAAACCTATCCCGTGCGCCCGATGCGCATCATCGTGCCGTATCCGCCCGGGGCATCGACCGACTACACGGCGCGCCTGATCGGCCAGCGGCTCACCGACGCGTTCGGTCAATCGGTCGTGGTCGACAATCGCGGTGGCGGAGGCGGCATCATCGCGGCCAGCCTCGCGTCGCAGGCGGCGCCCGATGGCTATACGCTTTACTTCGGCACGCCCGCATCGCTCTGCATCTCGCCCGCCTTGCAGCGCAAGGTGCCCTACGACACGTACCGTGACTTCGCGCCGGTCAGCCGGCTCGTGCTCAACCCGCAAATCCTGGTCGCCGTCGCCGGATTCCAGGCCAGTTCGGTTGCCGAGCTCGTGCAGCTCGCGCGCTCGCGGCCCGGTGAGCTGAGCTATGCCTCGGCCGGGATCGGCAGTCCGCAGCATCTCGGCATGGAACTGTTGAAATCCCGCGCGGGCGTCGATCTCGTGCACGTGCCGTACAAGGGCGGCGGGCCGGCAATGAACGACCTGCTGGGCGGGCGGGTGCAGGTTTACCTCGGCAGCATCCCCGGGATTCTTCCGCTCATCAAGGCTGGCAAGCTGAAAGTACTCGGTATCGCTGCCTCCGAGCGCTCGAAGCTTCTCCCGGATGTCCCGACCATCGCCGAGGCGGTCCCGGGCTATGAATACATAGGCACCTGGTATGGCATCTTCACGCAGTCCCAGGTGCCGCGCGCGATCGTGCAGCGGCTCAACGATGCCATCAATGCGGCACTGCGCTCTCAAGAGGTGAGCAAGCCGCTGCTCTCGCAAGGCTCGAATCCGCAGCCACTGTCGGTCGAGGAGTTCACGCAGTTCGTCCGCAGCGACTGCCCGAGC
- a CDS encoding alpha/beta fold hydrolase — MPYVESDGARLYYEEAGRGTPIVFVHEFSGDLWSWEKQLQHFSRRYHCIAFNARGYPPSEVPKALSAYSHRHAIDDIAAVMRAAGVRKAHIMGCSMGSRSTLDFGLDYPRMALSLTMIGIGSGADPRNRAAFARSVEARAREYEQDGLAAVLKKLRNAANRVQLRHKNPRAFDDFCRRYMQHSAQGCANITRRVQGRRPSLFSMERALRGLKVPAHVVVGDEDPVAIESGLFMKRVSPAVRLTVVPATGHLVNLEEPDLLHRITEDFYALVESRQWRARAT; from the coding sequence ATGCCTTATGTCGAGTCGGACGGCGCGCGGCTCTATTACGAGGAAGCGGGCCGTGGAACACCGATCGTGTTCGTGCACGAATTCTCCGGCGATCTGTGGAGCTGGGAGAAGCAGCTGCAACACTTCAGCCGCCGCTACCACTGCATCGCTTTCAACGCGCGCGGCTATCCGCCTTCCGAGGTGCCGAAGGCGCTGTCGGCCTACTCGCATCGCCACGCGATCGACGACATCGCCGCGGTCATGCGAGCGGCCGGCGTTCGAAAGGCGCACATCATGGGCTGCTCGATGGGCTCGCGCTCGACCCTCGATTTCGGCCTGGACTATCCGCGCATGGCGCTGTCGCTCACCATGATCGGCATCGGCAGCGGCGCCGACCCGCGCAATCGCGCGGCATTCGCGCGCTCGGTCGAAGCCCGCGCCCGCGAATACGAGCAGGACGGCCTGGCGGCGGTGCTGAAGAAGTTGCGCAACGCCGCCAACCGCGTCCAGCTACGGCACAAGAACCCGCGCGCGTTCGACGATTTCTGCCGCCGCTACATGCAGCACTCGGCGCAGGGTTGCGCCAACATCACGCGCCGCGTGCAGGGGCGGCGTCCCTCGCTCTTCAGCATGGAGCGGGCGCTGCGCGGGCTCAAGGTGCCGGCCCACGTGGTAGTGGGCGACGAGGATCCGGTCGCGATCGAATCGGGACTCTTCATGAAGCGTGTGTCGCCGGCGGTGCGCCTGACGGTAGTGCCCGCAACGGGTCACCTTGTGAACCTCGAGGAACCGGACCTGTTGCATCGGATCACCGAAGACTTTTACGCGTTGGTGGAATCGCGGCAGTGGCGGGCGCGCGCGACGTGA
- a CDS encoding CocE/NonD family hydrolase, producing the protein MHIDWDVPIAMDDALVLRADVFRPAAEGRFPVILSYGPYAKGLHFEDGYPSAWQRMVAQHPDVAAGSSNRHQSWEVVDPEKWVPDGYACVRVDSRGAGRSPGRIDPFSPRETRDFYRCIEWAGTQPWSNGKVGLNGISYYGINQWQVASLQPPHLAAMCVWEGAADWYRDMTHHGGILSTFWRNWFDMQVKTVQYGCGERGRRSRVTGQLVCGDELLSEELLAANRCDLGGEIAVHPLDDEYHRARSPLWERITVPLLSAANWGGQGLHPRGNFEGFVNAASSEKWLEAHGIEHWTHFYTDYGVQLQKRFFGHFLKGEDTGWARQPRVLLQVRHVDRFVERAENEWPLARTRWTRFYLDPAGYALAASALDAAGLVEYDALGDGVTFLSAPLTEATELTGPSALKLFVSSSTSDADLFVVLRVFAPDLKEVVFQGAIDPHTPIAQGWLRASHRKLDPARSLPYRPYHTHDQAQPLTPGVPVELDIEIWPTSIVVPAGYRIGLSIRGRDYIYPGGSGGRLSNFKNELEGCGPFLHDDPDDRSAEIFGGRVRLHFSPQQAAYVLLPVIPAQAA; encoded by the coding sequence ATGCACATCGACTGGGATGTCCCGATCGCCATGGACGACGCCCTGGTGCTGCGCGCGGACGTCTTCCGGCCCGCGGCCGAAGGCCGTTTCCCCGTCATCCTGAGCTACGGTCCCTACGCCAAGGGCCTGCATTTCGAGGACGGCTACCCCAGTGCTTGGCAGCGCATGGTCGCGCAGCATCCCGACGTGGCAGCCGGATCGTCGAACCGACATCAAAGCTGGGAAGTGGTCGATCCGGAGAAATGGGTGCCCGACGGCTATGCCTGCGTGCGGGTCGACTCGCGCGGCGCGGGCCGCTCGCCCGGACGCATCGATCCGTTCTCGCCGCGCGAGACGCGCGACTTCTACCGCTGCATCGAATGGGCGGGCACGCAGCCGTGGAGCAACGGCAAAGTCGGCTTGAACGGCATCTCCTACTACGGCATCAACCAATGGCAGGTCGCTTCCTTGCAGCCGCCGCATCTCGCCGCGATGTGCGTCTGGGAGGGCGCCGCCGACTGGTACCGCGACATGACGCACCACGGCGGCATTCTCTCGACCTTCTGGCGCAACTGGTTCGATATGCAGGTGAAGACCGTGCAATACGGTTGCGGTGAGCGCGGCCGCAGAAGCCGCGTGACCGGTCAGCTCGTGTGCGGCGACGAGTTACTCTCGGAGGAGTTGCTCGCCGCCAATCGCTGCGACCTGGGCGGCGAGATCGCGGTGCATCCGCTCGACGACGAGTACCACCGCGCGCGCTCGCCGTTGTGGGAGCGCATCACCGTGCCGCTGCTTTCGGCGGCGAACTGGGGCGGACAGGGCCTGCACCCGCGCGGCAACTTCGAGGGCTTCGTCAACGCCGCATCGAGCGAAAAGTGGCTGGAAGCGCACGGCATCGAGCACTGGACGCACTTCTACACCGACTACGGCGTGCAGCTGCAGAAACGCTTCTTCGGCCACTTTCTCAAGGGCGAGGACACCGGCTGGGCCCGGCAGCCGCGCGTGCTGCTGCAGGTGCGCCATGTCGATCGCTTCGTCGAGCGCGCGGAGAACGAGTGGCCGCTCGCGCGCACGCGCTGGACCAGGTTTTATCTCGATCCCGCCGGATATGCGCTCGCTGCGTCGGCGCTCGATGCGGCGGGCCTCGTCGAGTACGACGCGCTGGGCGACGGCGTCACGTTTCTCTCCGCGCCACTGACCGAGGCAACCGAGCTCACCGGCCCCTCGGCGCTCAAGCTGTTCGTCTCCTCATCGACTTCGGACGCCGATCTGTTCGTCGTGCTGCGCGTGTTCGCCCCGGACTTGAAGGAAGTCGTGTTCCAGGGCGCGATCGATCCGCATACGCCGATCGCGCAAGGATGGCTCCGCGCCTCGCATCGTAAGCTCGACCCGGCGCGCAGCCTGCCGTATCGGCCCTACCACACGCACGACCAAGCTCAGCCGCTCACGCCCGGCGTTCCGGTCGAGCTCGACATCGAGATCTGGCCGACCTCGATCGTCGTTCCGGCCGGCTATCGCATCGGACTTTCGATCCGCGGCAGGGACTACATCTATCCCGGCGGCTCTGGCGGGCGCTTGTCGAACTTCAAGAACGAGCTAGAGGGCTGCGGGCCGTTCCTGCACGACGATCCCGACGATCGGTCGGCGGAGATTTTCGGTGGCAGGGTGCGACTGCATTTCAGCCCGCAACAGGCGGCTTACGTGCTCTTGCCGGTGATTCCGGCGCAAGCCGCGTAG